In one Chelmon rostratus isolate fCheRos1 chromosome 7, fCheRos1.pri, whole genome shotgun sequence genomic region, the following are encoded:
- the lipt2 gene encoding LOW QUALITY PROTEIN: putative lipoyltransferase 2, mitochondrial (The sequence of the model RefSeq protein was modified relative to this genomic sequence to represent the inferred CDS: inserted 2 bases in 1 codon), whose amino-acid sequence MQGSKPVVEVVRLGLVSYKEALRLQQVYVNQHRSGPAHTLLLCQHPPVYTTGIRHKPYPAPLLDQLRMLGAEVYRTNRGGLITFHGPGQLVCYPVLNLTSFKKSVRWYVCELEKTIISVCSRFGIEASTSPHTGVWVGDNKICAIGIHCGRYVTSHGLALNCNTDMSWFGHIVPCGIEGKGVTSLSAELQREVSVEEAIPHLLDAFRDRFSCQLTDRQTPETDQDXAEDHQRRN is encoded by the exons ATGCAGGGCAGCAAGCCGGTGGTGGAGGTGGTCCGTCTGGGCTTGGTCTCCTACAAGGAGGCTCTGCGGCTGCAGCAGGTCTATGTGAACCAGCACCGGTCCGGTCCAGctcacactctgctgctgtgtcagcacCCGCCTGTCTACACCACCGGGATCCGCCACAAGCCTTACCCTGCCCCCCTCCTGGACCAACTCCGCATGCTGGGGGCCGAGGTGTATCGCACCAACCGTGGAGGACTCATCACTTTCCACGGGCCGGGACAGCTGGTCTGTTACCCGGTCCTCAACCTGACCAGTTTCAAGAAG AGTGTTCGTTGGTACGTCTGTGAGCTGGAGAAGACCATCATCTCCGTCTGCAGCAGGTTTGGCATCGAAGCGTCGACGTCTCCTCACACTGGAGTTTGGGTCGGAGACAACAAGATCTGTGCCATCG GAATCCACTGTGGGCGCTACGTCACGTCTCACGGCCTGGCTCTGAACTGTAACACCGACATGTCGTGGTTCGGCCACATCGTGCCGTGTGGTATCGAAGGCAAAGGAGTGACGTCGCTGAgcgctgagctgcagagagaagtcAGCGTGGAGGAAGCCATACCTCACCTGCTGGATGCATTCAGAGACCGGTTCAGCTGTCagctcacagacagacaaacacctGAAACTGATCAGGA AGCAGAGGATCATCAGCGTAGAAACTGA